The following proteins are encoded in a genomic region of Dioscorea cayenensis subsp. rotundata cultivar TDr96_F1 chromosome 8, TDr96_F1_v2_PseudoChromosome.rev07_lg8_w22 25.fasta, whole genome shotgun sequence:
- the LOC120267215 gene encoding protein virilizer homolog codes for MVRNRDSRAPSFPKLWFFRLQCVRLKRMFLREFKGRIIYDDIIIYKEKKAVSLRVRVLCGCCLVEELQRERVARGVPHPSSLAVSTLHRYAFQGVAIDRLLTTNLNSDDLLWVLWELCDISRSEPGREAILSIANFSEAVAILIDALHSFKSSETIESGTLQSSLAIFHSASEILEVLVADSTSSSLTSWIGHSVELQKALCSSSPGSNRKDAPTRLFGWVDAGVVYYRNGAIGLLRYAAVLASGGDAQLTSTNGLVSDAIDAENIVGDSAMDPDTHVVDNLLGKLVSDKYFNGTSLHNNSIIKLTTSFRILAFISENSAVAASLYEEGAVTLVYVVLINCKSMLERLSSSYDHLVDEGAECNSTSDLLLERSHEQSIIDLLIPSLILLMNLLKKLKEAKEQHRNKKLLNALLQLHREVSPRLAASSADLSFPCSSSALGFSAVCHLLASTLACWPVFGWTPGLFHRLLESVQATSILALGPKDACSLLCLLGDLLPMEDIWQWRNEMPRLSVLRALSVGTILGPRAEQCVNWYLQPEHLAVLLVRLTSQLERIAELVLQFAFAALVVIQDMLRVFIVRVACQGNEYAITLLRPIMSWLDTHISQTSLSDTDMFKVHKLLNFIASLLEHPCAKTLLLEVGILQILEKTLKRCGNVSQLDGNVNQEGNFSLKSFSLLSWCQPAFKSLALIFSSGCFHDDVSIDTCSKICFHLLKLCEILPVGRELLACIITLEKLSSCHQGRSVITSVCFQSGSSTEGQEPNENHPNGNVSGLHDLTWSSPFLNCLKKLLQLLDSKDSTSMFDVETVYALAFCATSLLAEGSNSDGLPALKSLFGLPTDLDSEELPYAEKLNELHELIEKLEQRFSDDEYLSSSSGESTLHQVKESLKSILMLLESSANSSSVLEGITLGDGFNSPSDVAKSVTITSKLMQLVPLTSMYDAEALSFSHVWNADNDVSSGSFAEKFVWECPDSPPDRQITPVLPLKRKQSSTEGTGRRLRDNSGSEPVVSIIPSRGLTTPSVSSGPTRRDTFRQRKPNTSRPPSMHVDDYVARERNIDNASSATNAVSTSQRGSGRPPSIHVDEFMARQRERQNAMPVTIGDLSQVKDASHARISSLDNPDKLEKSRQLKTELDDDLQEIDIVFDEEPETDDRLPFLQPDDNLQPAHAVVGEGSPGSVVEESEGDTKQTVHLSHAGTPTSEREVPHSEMPLRRSASRTEILMTREPSPSQKKFGQSGMDRIVLQEQSDESKYASPIVGSKGFDMLSSANTFLPPHLSNVTSASSSQSFAPPNYYQRGSPQKGSNGLLGVGFQGYPEQKLPVNQPPLPPMPPPSRPTVPAQTSEAVQSHSSPYVHTVRDIQPPLPSGFPLQVVSISGINTAIGLHHTENAPSVGNNSVAALTASQPTMDSKYPWNMPSSGSKLQAENFSSTTSIRPMPPLPPLPPPFSSPMAQSSTANSSPQTSFFGQNVTGGSQPPSHSTALDSSLANFPPGGGVASFSLPQFSPSLMISRPSLSGAVFNSVTQQHAQNSSSLSQTTPNHQTNIQLLQPRPPPPPPPQLPRPPHPPQHSLPPIQVSQQQSEQAIPLQNTYQVQMQSMQIPQQLQIPQLQFYYQHQQQEPLIQTMQPLLEQTQPPVVQSDSGAQQQMDPGMTLQQYFSSPEAIQSLLSDRDKLCQLLEQHPKLMQMLQERLGQQ; via the exons ATGGTGAGGAACCGAGATAGTCGAGCACCCAGCTTTCCGAAGCTTTGGTTCTTCAGATTACAATGTGTCCGCCTGAAAAGAATGTTTCTAAGAGAGTTCAAAGGAAGAATCATATATGATGACATTATCATATATAAGGAGAAGAAG GCTGTTTCGCTGCGAGTGAGGGTGTTGTGTGGGTGTTGTTTGGTTGAGGAGCTGCAGCGAGAGAGGGTGGCGAGAGGAGTGCCTCACCCCTCCTCACTCGCAGTATCCACTCTCCACAG GTATGCTTTCCAA GGTGTTGCTATTGATCGGTTGCTTACAACAAATCTGAACTCTGATGATCTCTTATGGGTGCTTTGGGAGCTTTGTGATATTTCCAG GTCTGAACCTGGTCGTGAAGCAATACTATCCATTGCTAACTTTTCAGAG GCAGTTGCTATTCTGATTGATGCATTGCACTCTTTCAAGAGTTCAGAGACAATTGAAAGTG GAACTCTGCAATCGAGCCTTGCTATCTTTCATTCTGCTTCAGAGAttcttgaagttcttgttgCAGACTCAACTTCATCATCTCTTACATCATGGATCGGGCATTCTGTGGAACTCCAGAAGGCTTTGTGCTCTTCTTCTCCGGGGTCCAATAGAAAGGATGCCCCAACAAGATTATTTGGATGGGTTGATGCTGGTGTTGTTTATTACCGAAATGGTGCCATTGGGCTTCTCAGATATGCAGCTGTTTTAGCTTCTGGTGGAGATGCTCAACTTACTTCAACTAATGGACTAGTGTCAGATGCAATTGATGCAGAGAATATTGTTGGGGATTCAGCTATGGATCCTGATACTCATGTTGTTGATAATCTACTTGGGAAACTGGTTTCAGACAAATACTTTAATGGCACTTCACTTCATAATAAttctataattaaattaacCACATCATTTCGTATTTTGGCGTTTATATCTGAAAATTCT GCTGTCGCTGCTTCTCTGTATGAAGAAGGTGCTGTGACACTTGTATATGTAGTCCTTATCAATTGTAAATCTATGCTTGAGCGATTGTCTAGTTCTTATG aTCACCTTGTTGATGAAGGAGCAGAATGCAACTCTACTTCAGATTTACTTTTGGAGCGCAGTCATgaacaaagcataattgatctCCTCATTCCTTCTCTTATCTTACTTATGAACCTTCTGAAGAAACTCAAG GAAGCCAAGGAGCAGCATCGCAATAAAAAGTTACTCAATGCTCTTCTGCAGTTGCATCGAGAAGTGAG CCCAAGATTGGCAGCAAGTTCTGCAGATTTATCATTTCCTTGCTCGAGCTCAGCACTTGGTTTTTCCGCTGTTTGTCATCTTCTGGCATCCACACTTGCTTGCTGGCCAGTGTTTGGTTGGACTCCTGGTTTGTTTCACCGTCTGCTGGAAAGTGTTCAAGCTACCTCGATATTAGCACTGGGTCCAAAGGATGCCTGCAGTTTGCTTTGTCTCTTG GGTGATCTATTACCCATGGAAGATATATGGCAATGGAGAAATGAAATGCCTCGATTAAGtgtacttagagctttgagtgTCGGGACAATACTAGGACCTAGAGCAGAGCAATGTGTGAACTGGTATTTGCAGCCCGAACATCTTGCGGTATTGCTTGTTCGATTAACGTCCCAGCTTGAGAGAATCGCAGAACTAGTCCTGCAATTTGCTTTTGCT GCCTTGGTTGTCATACAAGACATGCTTCGAGTTTTCATTGTTCGTGTTGCATGCCAAGGAAATGAGTATGCAATTACTCTCCTACGACCAATAATGTCTTGGTTGGATACCCACATTAGCCAAACGTCATTGTCTGACACAGATATGTTTAAg GTGCATAAATTGCTTAATTTCATTGCGAGCTTGTTGGAGCATCCTTGTGCTAAG ACTTTATTATTGGAGGTGGGAATTTTACAAATCCTTGAGAAAACACTGAAAAGATGTGGCAATGTATCTCAGTTAGATGGAAATGTAAATCAAGAGgggaatttttctttaaaaagttTTTCGTTACTTAGTTGGTGCCAGCCCGCATTCAAATCTTTGGCATTGATTTTCAGTTCGGG GTGCTTCCATGATGATGTAAGCATTGATACCTGTTCCAAGATTTGTTTTCATCTTCTAAAACTATGCGAG ATCTTACCTGTTGGACGAGAACTACTAGCATGCATCATAACCTTAGAGAAGTTATCTTCATGCCATCAGGGAAGAAGTGTCATCACATCTGTTTGTTTTCAATCTGGTTCTTCCACTGAGGGACAGGAACCAAATGAAAATCATCCTAATGGAAATGTAtctggtttgcatgatttgacGTGGTCATCGCCTTTTCTCAATTGCTTGAAAAAGCTATTGCAGCTTCTTGATTCTAAGGACTCTACTTCAATGTTTGACGTTGAGACAGTATATGCATTGGCCTTTTGTGCCACTAGCCTTTTGGCAGAAGGTAGCAA TTCTGATGGACTGCCTGCATTGAAGTCCCTTTTTGGACTTCCAACTGATCTGGACAGTGAGGAATTGCCTTATGCTGAGAAATTAAATGAGTTGCATGAactgattgaaaaattagagcaAAGATTTAGTGATGATGAGTATTTATCTTCTTCAAGTGGGGAAAGCACTTTGCATCAG GTTAAAGAATCTTTGAAATCAATACTAATGTTGCTGGAGAGCTCTGCAAATTCATCTTCTGTGTTGGAAGGAATTACTTTGGGTGATGGCTTTAATTCACCAAGTGATGTTGCGAAGTCCGTGACCATTACATCCAAACTGATGCAATTGGTACCTCTGACTTCTATGTATGATGCAGAGGCATTGTCTTTTTCGCATGTCTGGAATGCTGACAATGATGTTTCGTCAGGAAGTTTTGCAGAGAAATTTGTATGGGAGTGCCCTGATTCCCCACCTGATAGACAGATAACACCTGTTCTACCTCTGAAAAGGAAGCAATCATCAACAGAAGGTACTGGCCGGCGTCTACGAGATAATTCAGGTTCAGAACCTGTTGTCTCGATAATTCCATCCCGAGGTCTTACTACACCCAGTGTGTCTTCTGGCCCCACTCGTAGAGACACCTTCCGACAACGAAAGCCTAATACTAGCAGACCTCCTTCCATGCATGTTGATGATTATGTTGCCCGAGAGAGAAATATTGATAATgcaagtagtgcaacaaatgcTGTTAGTACCTCCCAGCGAGGAAGCGGGCGACCTCCATCTATTCATGTGGATGAATTTATGGCAAGGCAGAGAGAGCGTCAGAATGCCATGCCTGTGACAATTGGGGATTTATCTCAAGTCAAGGATGCTTCACATGCCAGGATTTCATCACTAGACAATCCTGATAAGTTGGAAAAATCACGTCAGCTAAAGACTGAACTTGATGATGATCTTCAAGAGATAGATATTGTGTTTGATGAGGAGCCCGAAACTGATGATAGACTTCCTTTTCTTCAACCAGATGATAATTTGCAACCTGCTCATGCGGTTGTGGGCGAAGGTTCTCCAGGTTCGGTTGTGGAGGAAAGTGAAGGTGATACAAAGCAGACCGTTCACCTATCTCATGCAGGTACACCAACGTCTGAGCGTGAGGTTCCACATTCAGAAATGCCTTTGAGAAGATCAGCTTCTAGAACAGAAATACTAATGACTAGAGAACCTAGTCCTTCTCAGAAAAAATTCGGGCAATCTGGCATGGATAGAATTGTCCTTCAAGAGCAATCTGATGAATCAAAATATGCTTCTCCCATTGTGGGTTCAAAAGGTTTTGATATGCTTTCATCAGCAAATACTTTTTTACCTCCACACTTGTCGAATGTCACTTCTGCATCATCATCACAATCATTTGCTCCACCAAATTATTACCAAAGGGGCAGCCCGCAGAAAGGTTCAAATGGCCTTTTAGGTGTCGGGTTTCAAGGCTACCCTGAACAGAAGCTTCCTGTGAACCAACCACCTTTACCCCCAATGCCTCCTCCAAGTCGTCCCACTGTGCCAGCTCAAACTTCTGAGGCAGTGCAAAGTCATTCATCACCTTATGTTCACACTGTAAGAGACATCCAACCACCACTTCCCTCTGGATTTCCACTACAAGTTGTTAGTATCAGTGGCATTAATACTGCCATTGGACTCCAT CATACAGAAAATGCACCTTCAGTTGGCAACAATTCAGTAGCAGCTTTAACAGCTTCCCAGCCGACCATGGACTCCAAATATCCATGGAATATGCCTTCCTCAGGTTCAAAATTGCAAGCAGAAAACTTTAGTTCCACTACCTCCATACGACCTATGCCTCCACTTCCCCCTTTACCACCACCTTTCTCCTCTCCAATGGCACAATCATCCACAGCAAATTCTAGCCCTCAGACTTCTTTCTTTGGTCAGAATGTTACTGGTGGATCCCAGCCTCCTTCACATTCCACAGCTTTAGATTCAAGTTTAGCAAATTTTCCTCCTGGGGGTGGTGTTGCTTCATTCTCACTTCCACAGTTCTCTCCATCTCTTATGATCAGTAGGCCTTCATTATCTGGAGCTGTCTTCAACTCTGTAACCCAGCAGCATGCTCAAAACTCATCAAGCCTATCTCAAACAACTCCTAATCATCAGACCAATATTCAATTATTGCAACCACGGCCGCCGCCCCCTCCTCCACCGCAACTGCCTAGACCTCCACATCCTCCACAACATTCATTGCCTCCCATCCAGGTCTCACAGCAACAATCTGAACAAGCAATACCGTTGCAGAACACATATCAAGTTCAGATGCAGTCCATGCAAATTCCTCAGCAGCTTCAAATTCCTCAACTACAGTTTTATTATCAGCACCAGCAGCAGGAGCCCCTTATCCAAACAATGCAGCCATTGCTTGAGCAGACTCAACCGCCAGTTGTTCAATCTGATAGTGGAGCCCAACAGCAAATGGATCCAGGAATGACATTGCAACAATACTTCTCTTCACCAGAAGCTATACAG